TTGTGGAAAAATAACCAAGGAGGGAGGATCATGCGAGGGTCAGCCCGCCCAGCATGCCTGCCATTTGGGACGGGggaccccagcccagcagggcagagcagcacgCTGCCCTCGGAGAGTCTTGCTGGAGCCCCTGGCACCCTCAGCTCTCCCATGCTGCCTCTGACATGGTATGGCATGGCAGGGACACTGGGTGACATGCCTAGGGTCCCGCGGAAGCTCAGTGGCAGAGAGGAGGTCCATCAACTGTGGCTCTTTAAATCCTTCCCTGTTCCCTGCCTCTGCCAAGGCTGATTTGGTGCCTAGACCCAAGGAGGGGTGACTTGGAGAAACAGGTCCcgtatttttattttggttttaggaAAACAGTGCAAGAGTGGCTCAGCCTTTCCTGTGCATGGCAGGGATCCAGGATATGTGGAAGGGACACAACCACACTGTGCCACCACTGCATGGGCCACACCGCTCCTCCCAGCCCTCAACTCCCTATTAATCACGGGAAAGTCACCAAAGCTCAACGCAGGCAATTAGGGGATATAATTAGAAACGGGTGGCTGTTCTCATGGTGGGAACTCGCAGGGCAGGGAgtgcagccctgagcagctcCTTGGCTTAGTCCCAGCTCAGTCCCAGGAGGTGGCTTGAGCCCTGGCTGGGGTCAGCAGTGTGAGCTGGCTGGGGAGTGTGGTACCATGCTGGGCACACACTAGTCCCTGTCAGGTTCAGGTTGCAGTGAAGTGCAAGCAGTGTGTTGGCCAGGAGTTGCACCCCTATGGCCCCGTGGCCCTAAATCTCCCCAGAGCCTGGGAAGTGGGTGGGGAGGGTCGAGCCCCTGGTTTTGGCTTCCACAGGCTCCCTGGTTTTGGCAAGGAGCTGCCTCATGCCACCCACAGCCACATCCATGAGGGGTGACCAGGGCACCCCTGTGGCCAGCCCAGCTGTTGGCACGTTGTGCTGGGCTCTGGGCAGTCCTCAGGCAGCGGCTGAGCATTTCAGGGGTTTGCCCAGGGCTGGGCGAGCACCCCACACCACTTGGGGACCCATGTCAGGGCCACTAAGCCACTTCTCCAATAGAAGTGCAGGTTTAAAGTTTTGGGAAATGCTGCCTGTGACAGAGTGACCCACAGCTCCCCTGCTCCATGGGATCCCCAGGTGCCTGGGGGACATACCTGACCCTCAGCCTTTCCATGCCAGCTGAGGCTGCACTTGGAGCCCAACAACATCAGCCTTTCCCAGGACACGGCGTTTCTGCTGGTGAAGGACATGGGATGGGAGATTGCTCCCAGCCCGCCCCAAGCCCACAgtcctctgtttcttttccctggcGGCATCTCCGGCAGCCGGCTCGGTGACAGCgccctggcagagctggccctgctttCTAGTAAAGCCAAGCCTGGTGCTGGCACCCATGGTCCTCCTGGGACCCACCCGCTGCCACCCCATCCTGCCCTCTTGTCCCAGACCAGCTCCCATCCCAAACCGCAGCCCCTCTCCAGCCAGTTCATTCTCCCATCAAATAAATTTTTTGCAGGATTTCAGGGAATTTACACCTCACCATGGCTATTTCTCTTGGAGCCAGCCCAGGGTAAATGTTTACATTCCCCGGGTATGCAAACAGGGCCCTGGAacctcctgcccctggggacATGAAGGGCTAAGGGACAGCCGTGCCCTGCCCTTGGCCACAGTGGGGTCACCATGGGGCTACAGCCCCCcaaccccagcacagcccccgCGGGAGGGACCCTTACTCCAGAGATACTCCTAGGAGCACCCTAATGTGCAGAGAGGAGCTTGctcagcccttccccagccctgagcagcacagccgtgggaggggagggtggcGGACCCCAGCCTcccaggggatgctgctggggcgTTCGGTCCCTGCTCCTGGGGTCCCAGCACCCCGCTCCGGGGTGGATGTCACCGCCGGGCAGGGTGGGGACACTGCCCGGCCCCTCTCCCACCCTGGTGGGTTTTTAATCTCCAGGTCCTTGGCTCATGTAACACGTTGTGTAAACCCTGGGCACACGCGTCTGCCCCGTGTGCTCGCGGGTGTCCCCAGGCCCCTGCCAGGCCGAGGTGCCAGCATGGCACCGCCACCCCctccgcccccggcccccccgccggcgCCGGCTCCGTCCCAGGGCCCACACGGTTAACGCAGCCCTCGGCCCGTCCTTCCTCCGGCGATTGGCtccccccgcgcagccccgcagcTATTTCTCGGCTGCCGGGCTCGGAGGTGGCAGAAGGGACCGGGAGCGGTGTCCCCCCGTCCCGCCGCTTGCCCCCGGGGCTGTGAGGAGGGTGCCCGCACCCCGCACCCGCCCCGGCCATGGGGCGCTGGTCCCGCAGCGCCTGGATTTTGCCCCTGTTCTTGGCTGGGCTCGTCCAGCcggggcagagccaggagagggagaaggtaagggggggggggggaagacacCCCCgtgggggctgggaggaggggggaatGTGGCACCTTGGGGACCTGCCTGTCCCCGAGGCTGGTTGCAGAGCTCCCAGGGGCAGGAGTGGGGCACGGTGGCCCTGTGACCCCCCCCAATCCTGGTCCCTGGATcgcgggtgtgtgtgtgtgtctttttctGAGCTAGTTCTTGCAATGGGGGAATTGCCgtcctggggctggggaacAGAGGGGGACAGCGTGGGTGCCCCCCGCCGTGACTCCCATAGGGGCTGAACACGGGGGTTTGTTCCATGCGGTGTCCAGGGGGGTACACGCCCATGTttgggggggtgcaggggccgCTGTAACCCCCCAACCCGGCTTGGCACCCCAGCCCCGCCTGCCCCCCACGCCGGAGGGCGAGGCAGAGCCCTGCCGCCGGGATCCggccgctcccccccccccccccccccccccccggcacagcccctctggctCTGCTCCTGTCACCTCGCTAAATAGCCCCTTGGTGGCACTTGGGTGAGCCTGTGTCCCCTGATGGGAACTGGAGATGGGCTTCCCTGGGTTAACCCCTGCAGCGCTGCAAGCAGAGGCCGCTGCaccccagctcttcccttcaCGGGTCGCATCCAGCCCCGGTCCCTGCCTTGCCTGGGCTCAGCTTGGCCacggagcagcagctggagccgCTCCCGGGCACCccggctgcccctgccccggaGGGGTGGCGGGGTCCTGCCACCCGTGGCCCcggggaggctggggctggtcgccccccccccccgtgctgGTCATGCCAGCTCAGGCTGTTTTCCAGCCTCTCGCCTTCCTGCCTGATCCTGGCCGGGTAAACATCCCTCCAGCTGCGGCCAGCCCCGCTGGGTGGGTGTGCACACGCATGTGCATGCACAAGCCAGCCTGTCCCACCACCGTGACCTTGGCGTGCTGGAgtctggctgctgccagcagcattcGGGGCAGGAGGCACAACACTGGTAGCTGCCATCCCAGCCAGTGCAAGGGCCGGACCTGCTGCTCCAGTGGGTGtgggcagctgtggggtgggtgaatgaggcagctggcagcccccagcccggtCCCATGGGGTGCTCCTTGCTCCACAGGTGAAATGCTACGGCTCGGTGCAGGGCACCATCTATGACTACGGGGCCCTGACCATCGACGGGGACGAGTATGTCCCGTTTAGGAACTACGCAGGGAAGATGGTGCTCTTCGTCAACGTGGCCACGTACTGAGGCCTCACCCTGCAGTACCTTGGTAAGGGTCCCGTGGGGCACAGGCACCCCAGAgggacagcacaggcagctgaggGTGGCATCACCCAGGCATGTGGCCCTTGGCAGGTCCCCATGGTCCATCCTgcgctggggagctgggggaaggtcTAACACCTGCACCCCAGGACCTGGCACGGCCAAGGATGCTCCAAGGGGGTTAGTGTGGGGGTAAGCCTGGTCCCCTGCTAACCCATCCCTGGCTCTGCTTGCATGCAGAACTGAATGCACTACAAAATGAGCTGGGGCCCTACGGGCTTGTCGTCCTGGGCTTCCCCTCCAACCAATTTGGGAAGCAGGAACCTGGCCAAAATTCGGAGATCCTCCCTGCGCTGAAGTGAGTACTAcggtgggggctgtgggggacCTGCCTGCCCCGGCTGTGCAGGGGTCCCTAGCCAGGCAGTGGGTGCGcaggctgcagcttctgctggctGTGGCCCCTGAAAGCATGGGGTTTGGGGTTCCCCCACTACCCCCGTGCAGCACCAAGAGCTGCCTGTTGCACAACCgctctgcctgctctccccTTGCAGGTATGTCCGGCCAGGGGGTGGTTTTGTCCCCAACTTCCAGCTCTTCCAGAAAGGGGACGTGAATGGGGCCAAGGAGCAGAAAGTCTACACCTTCCTGAAGGTGGGTGCCATGGCAAGGGGGGATAAGAGGGCAGCACCCAGCTTGGTTTTTGGACAATGCAGTGATGCACTGGCCCTCTGTTGCAGAACGCCTGTCCTCCAGTGGCAGAGGAGTTTGGGAACCCCAAGAACCTCTTCTGGGAGCCTCTGCGGAACCATGATATCAAGTGGAACTTTGAGAAGTTCCTGGTGGGCCCCGATGGCGTGCCTGTCATGCGCTGGTACCACCGTGCCAACATTGCTGTTGTGAAGAACGACATCATCGCCTACATGAgggagcaacagcagcagcagcagcagcaacagcaggaggAACAGTAGAGGCTAGGGTTGCCAGCCTGATGGGTAGCTTCTCGCCCCTGCTGGCATCCCCCCTACCCCAGCTGCTTTGGGGCTGCTCCCCTTCCAATCTCCTCCCAGGATGCTCCCCAAGCAACAGGAGCTGGATGCTGAGCCAGCACGCTGCCCCCTCCATCACTCCCATCTCTGGCACCCCCCAGCCAGCATGCTGGGCTGGGTAACCCAGTGGCAGAGACATCAGTGATGGGAGGGGGGGATGTgtcccacctccacccccagcAGTGACATCTCCTCCTGGTCCCCAGCTTGCCCCCTGCTCTGCCATCTGCCTTGCTGGGCAGTGGGAGGATGCAGGGGCCAGCCACCCCCAGAGCAGAGGACCACCTCTCCATGAAGACCTGGCCTGAAAGCCCCCGGTGTGGGGCGGGCCTGGCCTGATCCTGCcatgcacagagcagctcttcaGTGCATTCAAGCTGCCCGTGGTCCTGGCATAGAGACgtgctcctctcccagctggggGCAGCCGGCTTCTCACCCCCCCACCACAGAAACGCCAAATAAAGGCTCTGCAAATGCGCAGACCCACTTCTTGGCCATGGGTCAGGGGGAAAGAGtggggggggcacagcagccagcctgggcgtagcagcagggagggatggctcacagctggagaaatgccatttt
The DNA window shown above is from Falco naumanni isolate bFalNau1 chromosome 8, bFalNau1.pat, whole genome shotgun sequence and carries:
- the GPX3 gene encoding glutathione peroxidase 3, encoding MGRWSRSAWILPLFLAGLVQPGQSQEREKVKCYGSVQGTIYDYGALTIDGDEYVPFRNYAGKMVLFVNVATYUGLTLQYLELNALQNELGPYGLVVLGFPSNQFGKQEPGQNSEILPALKYVRPGGGFVPNFQLFQKGDVNGAKEQKVYTFLKNACPPVAEEFGNPKNLFWEPLRNHDIKWNFEKFLVGPDGVPVMRWYHRANIAVVKNDIIAYMREQQQQQQQQQQEEQ